The genomic segment tggcaactTTTTCAGAGAAATGTGCTGAGAGAAGAAAACATTGAGAGCGACTCTACCAAAATAGAATAGAATCTATTTCAGCGTCATGACGCTAGACTCTGACTCTTGCGGCAGTTTTTTGCTTTAACCcataaaatgtatgtaaaataaTTCAAGGCTGACTCTTGACTCTTTGATTGGGTTTAAACTCTATGAAGATGCACATAGCGGCGGCACGGATGAAGCAAAAATATTCGGCGCCGGCGGTTGCCATCGTGTCGGCTTCGTACATTGCCACTGACATACTCTTGACATGTGCACATGTCATTATCATATATTATAAAAGATATAAGACAGATCTGAAGTCGGTTGAAATGAAAGGTTTCGAGGAGGTAGTCTGTTCGTTTGCAACTTTTCGTAGAAAGGTCGAAAAAGTTGGCCCTGCTTATTTAAGTTCGAAAAAGAAACAGCAGTTCGTAATCGAACGCAGTGAATCAGAGGAGGAACTTTTCGACGAGTTTGATGTCGATGTTAATTATCTTAAATCTTTAGATCCAAAagaatggaaagatcaagaccACTATGCTGTTTTGGGACTGAAGAAATTAAGGTGAGTTGCAATGTGCATTTCCCCGTAAGTGTATTGAAATTGTTAATTCATTAGGTTTAATGCCACTGATGATGAAATACGACGTGCATACCGTAAAATGGTTTTACAGCACCATCCTGACAAACGAAAGGCAAAGGGCGAAGAAGTTAAAACGGATGACGACTATTTTACTTGTATTACCAAGGCATATGAGATATTGGGTAAGGACAACACTGAACTAATTGCTTCAATTGATAACTTCCGTTGCTCCAGGTACTCCAAAAACCAGACGCTCCTATGATTCAGTTGATCCAGAATTTGACGACGGTTTCCCAACTCAATCTGATATTGATAATAGATATTATGActcttttcaaaaatattttaatttgaatGCCAGATGGAGTGAGAAAAAGATTGTTCCTTCTTTTGGTGATATCAATTCTGCAAGAGAAGATGTTGAGCGGTTCTACAGTTTTTGGTACGACTTTAAATCGTGGCGAGAATTCAGTTATTTGGATGAAGAAGACAAAGAAAAGGGACAGGACAGAGACGAACGTCGGtggatagaaaaagaaaataaagtcgCTCGAATTAAGCGGAAAAAGGAAGAAATGATGCGAATTCGAGCTCTTGTAGATCTGGCATACAATAATGATAAGCGCATTCAAAAGTTTAAGAATGAGGAAAAGGAGAAAAAACTTGCAGCAAAAAAAGCTAAGATGGATGCAGCGCAAGCACAAAAAGCTGAACAAGAAAGGATAATGCGAGAAGCTCTACTTGCAAAGGAAAGAGCGGAGAAAGCCGAACAAAAAAGAATAGAACAAATCAGAATGGAAAGAGAGCAAGTAAAAAAGGCAATAAAAAAGGAAAGGAAACTTCTTAGAGATAAAGCCAAAGATAACAAATACTTTGG from the Stomoxys calcitrans chromosome 1, idStoCalc2.1, whole genome shotgun sequence genome contains:
- the LOC106092141 gene encoding dnaJ homolog subfamily C member 2; the protein is MKGFEEVVCSFATFRRKVEKVGPAYLSSKKKQQFVIERSESEEELFDEFDVDVNYLKSLDPKEWKDQDHYAVLGLKKLRFNATDDEIRRAYRKMVLQHHPDKRKAKGEEVKTDDDYFTCITKAYEILGTPKTRRSYDSVDPEFDDGFPTQSDIDNRYYDSFQKYFNLNARWSEKKIVPSFGDINSAREDVERFYSFWYDFKSWREFSYLDEEDKEKGQDRDERRWIEKENKVARIKRKKEEMMRIRALVDLAYNNDKRIQKFKNEEKEKKLAAKKAKMDAAQAQKAEQERIMREALLAKERAEKAEQKRIEQIRMEREQVKKAIKKERKLLRDKAKDNKYFGNNEKESLKNMEGVEKICETFSLSELQELNKKMEKSSKDVFYAALKTADIKIKADIAEINQSQNKSKFNTKVEGVIKEVNKTENWCNENVQLLIKAVNLFPAGTSQRWDVIASFINQHSVVDATVTARDVLNKAKALQNSDFSKNTLKTQANASAFESFEKSKKEVVTSSDITLNTELSSEANCNYESKENQSSNPSNTSGKQLKSSATAPTKAWTKEEQALLEQAIKTFPISTTDRWDRIAECIPNRSKKDCLRRVKELVELVNSKKEAQQSVK